Proteins found in one Pontibacter sp. SGAir0037 genomic segment:
- a CDS encoding cellulase family glycosylhydrolase, with amino-acid sequence MKSVKKIIPLSLLICFFLLHCKPSSEKENRNNTEAVAAREIWSAEKANNWYQEQDWLVGSNFIPSNAINQLEMWQAESFDTATISKELGWAASIGMNTARVYLHDLPYQQDSAAFLNRIDTFLSIADRHQIKPLLVFFDSCWDPFPKPGRQREPKPHVHNSGWVQSPGAEALKDSSQYPRLERYVKGVVKHFADDSRILGWDIWNEPDNDTGPSYKAVELPNKTDYVLPLLEQAFVWARSANPSQPLTSGVWLGDWSAHAKLSPIQKVQLEQSDVISFHNYDGPEEFEKRIGWLQRYNRPLLCTEYMARPNGSTFEAFLPIAKKNRVAMFNWGLVDGKTQTKYAWDSWVKQYTAEPETWFHDIFRKDGTPYQPQETALIKELAGK; translated from the coding sequence ATGAAATCAGTAAAGAAAATTATTCCGCTATCTTTATTAATCTGTTTCTTTCTGCTACACTGTAAGCCCTCGAGTGAGAAAGAAAACCGCAACAATACGGAAGCTGTTGCAGCACGAGAGATATGGTCTGCCGAAAAGGCAAACAACTGGTATCAGGAGCAAGACTGGCTTGTTGGGAGCAATTTTATTCCAAGCAACGCTATTAATCAGCTGGAGATGTGGCAGGCAGAGTCTTTCGATACTGCTACAATTAGCAAAGAATTAGGCTGGGCTGCTTCCATTGGAATGAACACCGCTCGTGTATACCTGCATGACCTGCCTTATCAACAGGATTCTGCTGCTTTCTTAAACAGGATAGACACTTTTTTAAGTATAGCAGACCGGCATCAGATAAAGCCTTTGCTGGTTTTCTTCGATTCTTGCTGGGACCCTTTTCCTAAACCAGGCAGGCAACGGGAGCCAAAGCCGCATGTGCATAATTCGGGGTGGGTACAGAGCCCCGGAGCCGAAGCTTTAAAAGACTCGTCACAGTATCCGCGTCTGGAGCGTTATGTGAAGGGAGTGGTAAAGCATTTCGCCGATGATAGCAGGATTCTGGGCTGGGACATCTGGAATGAACCCGATAATGATACCGGCCCTTCTTACAAAGCGGTAGAACTGCCGAACAAAACTGATTATGTGTTGCCTTTACTTGAGCAGGCGTTTGTATGGGCAAGATCTGCTAATCCTTCGCAACCGCTTACTTCTGGCGTATGGCTGGGAGACTGGTCTGCGCATGCTAAACTATCCCCGATACAGAAAGTGCAGCTGGAGCAATCGGATGTCATTTCTTTTCATAATTATGATGGGCCTGAAGAGTTTGAGAAAAGAATTGGCTGGCTACAACGCTATAACCGACCGTTACTCTGCACCGAATACATGGCACGGCCTAATGGTAGTACGTTCGAAGCTTTTTTACCAATTGCAAAAAAGAACCGGGTGGCCATGTTCAACTGGGGCTTGGTTGATGGAAAAACCCAGACAAAGTATGCCTGGGATAGCTGGGTGAAGCAGTACACAGCGGAGCCTGAAACATGGTTTCATGATATTTTCAGGAAAGATGGTACACCTTACCAGCCTCAGGAAACAGCTTTAATTAAAGAGCTTGCCGGTAAGTAA
- a CDS encoding GH92 family glycosyl hydrolase: MKKLLLVPLASLLSLPMFAQKQAAPNLVKYAKPMIGTAKMGHTYPGATVPFGMVQLSPDTDTIPYAVNGTYNPDVYKYCAGYQYDDKTIVGFSHTHFSGTGHSDLGDFLIMPTTGKLQLNPGTADRPQSGYRSAFSHANEVAEPAYYKVKLDDHNITAELTATNRVGMHQYTFPKSDEAHIILDLMAGIYNYDDKNTWTFVRVENDTLITGYRQTNGWARTRTVYFAMAFDKPFHQYGTKNYDNNVYKGFWRKFDQEHNFPEVAGKKLKMYFDFKTGEGDKVKIKFAISPVSTQGALANMQAEIPHWDFNRVKQEGQALWNKELSKVVVDAGSEGEMINFYTAMYHAFLGPTTYMDTDGSYKGLDMNVHQAKDFTNYTSFSLWDTYRTLHPLFNVLQPKRNTDMIKSMMAHYNQSVHKMLPVWSHYANENWCMIGYHSVPVIADAVIKGNANFDVNKALEACVTTARNNYYDGLNYYMEMGYVPEDKNGSSVSKTLEYAYDDWCIAQMAKKLGRQDIYEEFSKRATNYKNVYDAKIGFMRPKLSDGTWKKEFDPLDTHGQGFIEGNSWNYSLYIPHAPADMIAMMGGKTKFASHLDSLFTMDLPDKYFENTEDISRDGIIGNYVHGNEPSHHVAYLFNWTDQPWKTQEKIRMVLKAMYKPTIDGLGGNDDFGQMSAWYIFSALGFYPVAPASDQYAIGSPSVKSATLNLENGKTFAVDVKKQSDKNVYVEKMELNGKPLNRLYLTHDEIMNGGKLTFYMSSKPNKKLVALAAQ, translated from the coding sequence ATGAAAAAACTACTTTTAGTCCCCTTGGCTTCACTCCTATCCCTGCCCATGTTTGCACAGAAGCAGGCAGCACCTAACCTGGTAAAATACGCCAAACCCATGATTGGTACCGCCAAAATGGGACACACCTATCCGGGTGCTACTGTTCCCTTTGGTATGGTGCAACTCAGCCCTGATACAGATACCATACCCTATGCTGTAAATGGCACTTACAATCCGGATGTATATAAGTACTGTGCCGGCTACCAGTACGACGACAAAACCATTGTTGGCTTCAGCCACACGCATTTTAGCGGCACCGGCCATTCTGATTTGGGCGATTTCCTGATTATGCCGACAACTGGCAAACTGCAGCTCAACCCAGGCACGGCAGACAGGCCTCAAAGCGGCTACCGCTCTGCTTTTTCGCATGCCAACGAAGTTGCTGAACCGGCTTATTACAAGGTAAAGCTCGACGACCACAACATCACGGCAGAACTCACGGCCACTAACAGAGTGGGCATGCACCAGTATACCTTCCCGAAATCAGATGAGGCCCATATTATCCTCGACCTGATGGCGGGCATTTATAACTACGACGACAAAAATACCTGGACATTTGTACGGGTAGAGAACGATACCCTAATTACCGGTTATCGCCAGACCAACGGTTGGGCCCGAACCCGAACGGTTTATTTTGCCATGGCTTTCGATAAGCCATTCCACCAGTACGGCACTAAAAACTACGACAACAACGTGTACAAAGGCTTCTGGCGCAAATTCGACCAGGAACACAATTTCCCGGAAGTAGCAGGCAAAAAGCTAAAGATGTACTTCGACTTTAAAACCGGAGAAGGCGATAAAGTGAAGATAAAGTTTGCCATTTCACCGGTAAGCACACAAGGAGCCTTAGCCAATATGCAAGCTGAAATCCCGCACTGGGATTTTAACCGTGTAAAGCAGGAAGGCCAGGCGCTATGGAATAAAGAACTGAGTAAAGTCGTAGTAGATGCCGGTAGCGAAGGAGAAATGATCAACTTCTACACGGCCATGTACCATGCTTTCTTAGGCCCTACGACCTATATGGATACCGATGGCTCTTACAAAGGTCTGGATATGAACGTGCACCAGGCAAAAGACTTTACCAATTATACCAGTTTCTCGCTCTGGGATACTTACCGTACGTTGCACCCGCTCTTTAACGTGCTGCAGCCGAAACGCAACACCGATATGATTAAATCGATGATGGCACATTACAACCAGAGCGTGCACAAAATGCTTCCGGTGTGGTCGCATTACGCCAACGAGAACTGGTGCATGATCGGCTATCACAGCGTACCGGTTATTGCCGATGCCGTGATAAAAGGCAATGCTAACTTTGATGTGAATAAAGCCCTGGAAGCCTGTGTTACAACGGCCCGCAACAACTACTACGATGGTTTGAACTATTACATGGAAATGGGGTATGTACCCGAAGATAAAAACGGCTCTTCTGTTTCAAAAACCCTGGAGTATGCCTACGACGACTGGTGTATTGCCCAAATGGCCAAGAAACTGGGCCGCCAGGATATTTATGAGGAATTCAGCAAGCGTGCCACCAACTATAAAAATGTGTATGATGCTAAAATAGGGTTTATGCGCCCGAAGCTGAGCGATGGCACCTGGAAAAAAGAGTTTGACCCGCTGGACACGCACGGACAAGGCTTTATTGAGGGCAACTCCTGGAACTATAGCCTTTACATACCGCATGCTCCTGCTGATATGATCGCCATGATGGGCGGTAAAACGAAATTTGCCTCTCACCTGGATTCCCTGTTCACGATGGATCTTCCTGATAAGTATTTTGAGAACACTGAAGACATTTCACGCGACGGCATCATCGGCAACTATGTGCATGGTAACGAACCTTCGCACCACGTAGCCTACCTGTTTAACTGGACCGACCAGCCTTGGAAAACGCAGGAGAAAATCAGGATGGTGTTAAAAGCCATGTATAAACCAACCATAGACGGCTTAGGCGGCAACGACGATTTTGGCCAGATGAGTGCCTGGTATATTTTCAGTGCCTTGGGCTTTTACCCTGTTGCTCCTGCTTCAGACCAGTATGCCATTGGCAGCCCATCGGTTAAATCGGCTACTTTAAACCTGGAAAACGGGAAAACTTTTGCAGTAGATGTTAAAAAGCAGAGTGACAAAAATGTATATGTAGAGAAAATGGAGCTGAATGGAAAGCCGCTCAACCGCCTCTACCTGACGCACGACGAGATCATGAATGGAGGCAAACTTACTTTTTATATGAGCTCGAAGCCAAATAAGAAGTTAGTTGCTCTGGCTGCTCAGTAA
- a CDS encoding two-component regulator propeller domain-containing protein — MINKLTLIVAFLLFFPLLLIGQPYYFKHYQAEQGLSNNSITSSLQDKEGFLWFGTKDGLNRFDGYNFKAYYYNPKDLNSIGSNHINRLYEDSKGHLWVGTGKGLYRYNSKTESFTLLKPTANNEINDVCQDKEGKFWFIAGMNLYKYDPRSEELQSYSSKENFSATSICITSDGSLWVSSQDGFILKYEQKQDHFIRFDVFSHSKTPPTKWIKRITDTGKNTILIGTTSQGVKLFDVKTSTYKDVLTYDQNKTEIYVRDFMKNSENEYWIATESGLFIYNLESGTATNLQKNYNNPYSLSDNALYTLCKDREGGIWIGTYFGGLNYHPNLPIKFEKKFPINGENSISGNAVREICQDKYGNFWIGTEDSGLNKYNPATGRFEQINSNKISHYNIHGLAVLDDELWIGTFEHGLDVMDVRTGEILNHYEVGANADNLKSNFIVTIAKTRNNDFLLTTTVGLYLFQQKTKTFNLIPGLPIHPFYLSGIEDSKGIIWGGTYNEGLHYYDPTTGKNVSFKHEPGNKNSLSGNNAHDIFEDSRKNLWVTTERGLSRYNPSQKNFTNYTTENGLPSNITYSILEDQEQNLWISTSKGLVFLNPITEEFKTYTTAHGLLSDQFNYSSAYKDAQGRMYFGSVKGMISFNPAEFIKTNYIPPVFITGFQINNKELAIRQNNSPLQESITYTKEITLDHNQSSFSIDFAALSYTVPEMTEYAYKLEGLDKDWNYLTSNRKVYFTQLPPGSYTFMVKAANSSGIWNEKATQLTIKILPPFWASSWAYFIYFTIGGIILYLLIRNYHKQTENKNRRKIEVLENEKEKEIYQAKIEFFTYVTHEIRTPLTLIKGPLESLMRKAVNMPDIASCLVIMEKNTNRLLNLTNQLLDFRKTETNGFSLSFVKTDISALLLELVDNFRPIAEQKNLSYKLNLPDAPLYAFVDREAILKIISNLLSNATKYAEARVQVILHKPSNQSFTIEIWNDGFLIPSESKERIFEPFYRIDENKNARGTGIGLPLARSLAELHNGSLELRPSQNDLNIFTLTLPIHQENEFDLYEESAPGSTHTELIPEHIDSGKFVVLLVEDQVDILEFIKHELSDSYTVLAVTNGKKALEVLKAQTVHLVISDVMMPVMDGYELCRQIKADLDYSHIPVILLTAKNTLKSKIEGLESGADAYIEKPFSTEHLHVQIETLLSNRNKIKEYFSSSPLVHLKSIAYSKADENFLEKLNSIISRNIADTDLNVDQLADIMNMSRPTLYRKIKALSNLSPNELINIARLKKAAELLAEGKYKINEVASIVGYSSHTSFGRSFVKQFGMTPSEYANSKILDPKE, encoded by the coding sequence ATGATTAATAAACTTACGCTAATTGTTGCTTTTCTTCTTTTCTTCCCACTCCTGCTTATTGGGCAACCTTATTATTTTAAGCATTACCAGGCCGAACAGGGGCTTTCTAATAATTCTATTACTTCCTCATTACAAGACAAAGAAGGCTTTTTGTGGTTTGGCACCAAAGACGGGCTCAACCGCTTCGATGGCTATAACTTTAAAGCTTATTATTATAATCCGAAAGACCTCAACAGTATAGGAAGTAACCATATAAATCGCTTGTATGAAGACAGCAAAGGACACCTATGGGTAGGTACAGGCAAGGGTTTATACCGCTACAACTCTAAAACAGAAAGCTTCACTTTATTAAAACCGACAGCCAACAACGAGATTAATGATGTGTGCCAGGACAAAGAAGGTAAGTTTTGGTTTATTGCTGGTATGAACCTTTACAAGTATGATCCACGGTCTGAAGAGTTGCAATCTTATAGTTCCAAAGAGAATTTCTCAGCTACTTCTATCTGTATAACATCAGACGGATCTCTGTGGGTATCTTCTCAGGACGGCTTCATCCTGAAGTATGAGCAGAAACAGGATCATTTTATACGGTTCGACGTTTTTTCCCATTCCAAAACACCTCCCACCAAATGGATAAAAAGGATTACCGATACAGGTAAAAACACTATTCTGATTGGCACTACCTCTCAAGGAGTAAAGCTCTTCGATGTTAAGACTTCTACTTACAAAGACGTCTTAACATACGACCAGAATAAAACAGAGATTTATGTCCGGGATTTTATGAAGAACTCTGAAAACGAGTATTGGATAGCGACTGAATCGGGTTTGTTTATCTATAACCTGGAAAGCGGTACTGCTACTAACCTGCAAAAGAACTATAATAATCCTTACTCCCTCTCCGACAATGCCCTTTATACCTTGTGCAAAGACAGAGAAGGCGGCATTTGGATCGGCACTTATTTTGGCGGGCTTAACTATCACCCCAACCTGCCCATCAAATTTGAAAAGAAGTTCCCGATAAATGGCGAAAACTCCATAAGCGGAAATGCTGTGCGTGAAATCTGCCAGGATAAGTATGGCAACTTCTGGATTGGAACCGAGGACTCAGGCTTAAACAAATACAACCCAGCAACAGGCCGGTTCGAACAAATTAATTCAAATAAAATTTCTCACTATAACATCCATGGTTTAGCTGTGCTGGACGACGAACTCTGGATTGGAACGTTTGAACATGGTTTAGATGTAATGGATGTTAGAACCGGGGAGATATTAAACCACTATGAGGTTGGGGCTAATGCCGATAATTTAAAAAGCAACTTTATAGTAACTATTGCCAAAACCAGAAACAACGATTTCCTTTTAACCACTACTGTCGGTTTATACCTGTTTCAACAGAAAACCAAAACTTTTAACCTTATTCCGGGCTTACCTATACACCCATTCTACTTATCTGGTATTGAAGACTCGAAAGGAATAATCTGGGGAGGCACTTATAACGAAGGGCTGCATTATTACGATCCTACTACAGGTAAGAATGTTTCTTTTAAACACGAGCCTGGCAACAAAAACAGCCTCAGCGGGAACAATGCACACGATATATTCGAAGACAGCCGCAAAAATCTCTGGGTAACAACTGAAAGAGGCCTCTCCAGGTATAATCCGAGTCAAAAAAACTTTACCAACTATACGACTGAAAATGGCTTACCGAGCAATATTACCTATAGTATACTCGAAGACCAAGAGCAGAACCTGTGGATAAGCACTTCAAAAGGACTGGTTTTCCTGAACCCGATTACAGAAGAATTTAAGACCTATACAACTGCTCATGGCTTGTTAAGCGATCAGTTTAACTATAGCTCTGCTTATAAGGATGCACAAGGCAGGATGTACTTTGGTAGTGTAAAAGGAATGATCAGCTTTAACCCTGCTGAGTTCATAAAAACAAATTACATACCGCCTGTTTTTATAACCGGCTTCCAGATAAACAACAAAGAACTTGCTATCCGGCAAAACAACTCTCCTCTGCAGGAATCTATTACCTACACCAAAGAAATAACACTAGATCATAATCAATCTTCTTTCAGCATTGATTTTGCGGCTTTAAGCTATACTGTTCCTGAAATGACAGAATACGCCTATAAACTGGAAGGGCTGGATAAAGACTGGAACTACCTGACGTCGAACCGTAAAGTATATTTTACACAGCTTCCGCCCGGCAGCTACACGTTTATGGTAAAGGCGGCCAACAGCAGTGGCATCTGGAATGAAAAAGCAACACAGCTGACCATTAAGATTCTGCCCCCTTTCTGGGCCAGCAGCTGGGCATACTTTATTTATTTTACTATTGGTGGCATTATCCTCTACTTGCTTATACGCAACTATCATAAGCAAACGGAAAATAAAAACAGAAGAAAGATTGAGGTACTGGAGAATGAAAAAGAGAAAGAAATTTACCAGGCTAAAATTGAATTCTTTACTTATGTGACACACGAAATCAGAACGCCGCTTACACTTATAAAAGGTCCTTTGGAGAGCTTGATGAGAAAAGCAGTCAACATGCCTGATATAGCAAGCTGCCTGGTTATCATGGAAAAGAACACTAACCGTTTGCTAAACCTCACCAACCAGTTACTGGATTTCAGAAAAACAGAAACCAACGGCTTCAGCCTAAGCTTTGTAAAAACCGATATATCTGCCTTACTGCTAGAGTTGGTGGATAACTTCCGGCCTATAGCTGAGCAAAAAAACCTGAGCTATAAGTTAAACCTCCCTGATGCTCCGCTCTATGCTTTTGTAGACCGGGAGGCCATACTTAAAATTATCAGCAACTTACTAAGCAATGCTACCAAATATGCTGAAGCACGTGTCCAAGTTATACTTCACAAACCATCCAACCAGTCCTTTACAATCGAGATATGGAATGACGGTTTCCTGATACCGTCAGAAAGTAAAGAAAGAATATTTGAGCCGTTTTACCGGATAGACGAAAATAAAAATGCAAGAGGAACCGGTATCGGCTTGCCGCTTGCCCGCTCACTTGCAGAATTGCACAATGGCAGCCTTGAGCTAAGGCCATCGCAAAACGACCTAAATATTTTCACACTTACATTACCCATACACCAGGAAAACGAGTTCGACCTGTACGAGGAGAGCGCACCAGGCAGCACCCATACAGAGCTTATACCCGAACACATAGACTCCGGCAAGTTTGTAGTGCTGCTGGTGGAAGACCAGGTAGATATCCTTGAGTTCATAAAACATGAGTTATCAGACAGTTATACTGTTCTGGCTGTTACAAATGGGAAGAAAGCACTGGAAGTACTAAAAGCGCAAACGGTGCACCTGGTTATCAGCGATGTGATGATGCCTGTTATGGATGGGTATGAACTTTGTCGCCAGATTAAAGCTGACCTCGACTACAGCCATATACCTGTTATTTTGCTTACAGCCAAAAATACATTAAAGTCCAAAATTGAAGGTCTGGAGTCCGGGGCAGATGCTTACATAGAGAAGCCATTCTCTACTGAACATTTACATGTGCAGATAGAAACACTACTATCTAACCGTAATAAAATTAAAGAATACTTCTCTTCTTCCCCTTTGGTGCATCTGAAAAGCATAGCTTACTCTAAAGCAGACGAAAACTTTTTGGAAAAGCTAAACAGTATTATCAGCAGGAACATCGCTGATACAGACCTGAACGTAGATCAGCTGGCGGATATTATGAACATGAGCCGCCCAACGTTATACCGAAAAATAAAGGCGCTTTCTAACCTGTCTCCTAACGAACTGATTAACATAGCCAGGTTGAAAAAGGCAGCAGAATTATTAGCGGAAGGCAAATATAAAATAAATGAAGTGGCCAGCATTGTAGGTTATAGTTCTCATACCAGCTTCGGAAGAAGCTTTGTGAAGCAGTTCGGTATGACACCTTCTGAATATGCCAATTCAAAAATTTTAGATCCAAAGGAATAA
- a CDS encoding GH92 family glycosyl hydrolase, translating to MLRYICLLFLLTTALKGVAQNSKTNLEYVDPTIGGVGHILEPTRPTAHLPNSMVRVYPAKRDQLDDQLGFFPLTIISHRLGELFGILPHSGSVDRAAFERKYAYDQEKAAPHRYQVRLEESGIGIEFIPSGKAGLFVFTYPEGKENQVLFALRHKGSLAFEGKKALSGQEDFTGMSAWFYGEFSEPVSPELVADEKGVQRYAAAKTGRREILFRYAVSFISSEQAKKNLREEIPSWKREEVLAKATRSWNQVLDQVQLEGGTEAQRRTFYTSLYRSYERMVNITEQGRYYSAFDHQVHRAERPFYTDNWIWDTYLSLEPLHTILNPKMEADKIASYVRMYEQSGWLPSFAVLWGEHACMTGNHAAAWVADVWAKGVRDFDLPKAYEGLRKNALEGTLLPWRYGPMSSVDSFYHQNNYFPALRPGEKETVKEVHGFERRQAVAVTLQHSYDDWCLAQLARELRKPQEAELFLKKSANYRNVFRQEKGFMWPKDSEGRWIEPFDPKFSGGMGGRDYFTENNAYTYNWDVKHDLQGLFGMMGGKAAAEAKLDELFREGLGRSKYELWGTFPDATGLVGQFVMGNEPSFHVPYLYNYLGSPWKTQKRIRMLLDTWYTDNLFGIPGDEDGGGMTSFVVFSMMGFYPVTPGIPAYNIGSPSFEKVSVKLDNGKTFTVVARNNSPENKYIQRARLNGRVWDKPWFTHEDLVSGGTLELEMGSLPNKKWGTGENAVPPSAIDFNPLTKL from the coding sequence ATGCTAAGATATATCTGCCTTCTATTTTTACTGACCACAGCGTTAAAAGGAGTTGCCCAGAACTCAAAAACGAACCTGGAGTACGTTGATCCGACGATCGGCGGGGTGGGGCACATTCTGGAGCCCACTCGCCCGACGGCGCACCTGCCCAACAGCATGGTGCGGGTGTACCCGGCCAAGCGGGACCAGCTTGACGACCAGCTGGGTTTCTTTCCGCTGACGATCATCTCGCACCGCCTGGGCGAGCTCTTCGGTATCCTGCCCCACAGCGGTTCCGTAGACCGGGCGGCCTTTGAGCGGAAGTATGCCTACGACCAGGAGAAGGCGGCCCCGCACCGCTACCAGGTGCGCCTGGAGGAGAGCGGCATCGGGATCGAGTTCATTCCCTCCGGCAAGGCGGGCCTCTTCGTGTTCACTTACCCGGAGGGCAAGGAGAACCAGGTGCTCTTTGCCCTGCGCCACAAAGGGAGCTTAGCCTTTGAGGGAAAGAAAGCCCTCAGCGGACAGGAGGACTTTACGGGCATGAGCGCCTGGTTCTACGGCGAGTTCAGCGAGCCGGTGAGTCCTGAGCTGGTTGCCGACGAGAAAGGCGTGCAGCGCTACGCTGCCGCCAAAACGGGTAGGCGTGAGATCCTGTTCCGCTACGCAGTCTCCTTTATCAGCAGCGAACAGGCCAAAAAGAACCTGCGGGAGGAGATTCCTTCCTGGAAAAGGGAGGAGGTATTGGCTAAAGCCACCAGGAGCTGGAACCAAGTGTTGGACCAGGTGCAGCTGGAGGGTGGCACAGAAGCGCAGCGACGCACTTTCTACACCTCACTCTACCGCAGCTATGAGCGCATGGTCAACATCACCGAGCAGGGCCGCTATTACAGCGCCTTCGACCACCAGGTGCACCGGGCGGAGAGGCCCTTCTACACCGACAACTGGATCTGGGACACCTACCTGTCCCTGGAGCCCCTGCACACGATCCTGAACCCGAAGATGGAGGCCGACAAGATCGCCTCCTACGTGCGCATGTACGAGCAGTCGGGCTGGCTGCCCTCGTTTGCCGTGCTGTGGGGGGAGCACGCCTGCATGACGGGCAACCACGCCGCCGCCTGGGTGGCCGATGTCTGGGCTAAGGGAGTGCGTGACTTCGACCTGCCCAAAGCCTACGAAGGGCTGCGGAAGAACGCCTTGGAGGGCACCCTGTTGCCCTGGCGCTACGGGCCGATGAGCAGCGTGGACTCCTTCTACCACCAGAACAACTACTTTCCGGCCCTCCGGCCCGGAGAGAAGGAGACGGTGAAGGAGGTGCACGGCTTCGAGCGCAGGCAGGCGGTGGCCGTTACGCTGCAGCACAGCTACGACGACTGGTGCCTGGCCCAGCTGGCGCGCGAGCTGCGAAAGCCGCAGGAAGCGGAGTTGTTCCTGAAAAAGTCTGCCAACTACCGGAACGTGTTCCGGCAGGAGAAAGGCTTCATGTGGCCCAAGGATAGCGAGGGCCGCTGGATTGAGCCCTTTGACCCGAAGTTCTCCGGCGGCATGGGCGGGCGCGACTATTTTACCGAGAACAACGCCTACACCTACAATTGGGACGTGAAGCACGACCTGCAGGGGCTCTTCGGGATGATGGGCGGCAAGGCGGCAGCCGAAGCGAAGCTGGACGAGCTGTTCCGGGAGGGGCTGGGCCGCTCCAAGTACGAGCTGTGGGGTACCTTCCCCGACGCCACCGGCCTGGTGGGGCAGTTCGTGATGGGCAATGAGCCGAGCTTCCATGTGCCCTATCTCTACAACTACCTGGGCTCGCCCTGGAAGACGCAGAAGCGGATCCGGATGCTGCTCGACACCTGGTACACCGACAACCTGTTCGGCATCCCGGGCGACGAGGACGGGGGAGGAATGACCTCGTTCGTGGTGTTCTCGATGATGGGTTTCTACCCGGTGACTCCGGGCATTCCTGCCTACAACATCGGCAGCCCTTCTTTCGAAAAGGTGAGCGTAAAGCTGGATAATGGCAAGACCTTTACGGTGGTAGCCAGGAATAACTCCCCTGAAAACAAGTACATCCAGCGCGCCCGGCTCAACGGCAGGGTATGGGACAAGCCCTGGTTCACGCATGAGGACCTGGTGAGCGGAGGAACGCTGGAGCTGGAGATGGGCAGCCTGCCCAACAAGAAGTGGGGGACAGGAGAAAACGCCGTGCCGCCTTCTGCTATAGATTTTAATCCGCTAACTAAGCTATAA